The following proteins come from a genomic window of Sardina pilchardus chromosome 1, fSarPil1.1, whole genome shotgun sequence:
- the LOC134087051 gene encoding uncharacterized protein LOC134087051 codes for MKMAIARATGMPPSDCNVGTPPDDPLRTDEFNSDSSSTKHLLPDVLAPLSPPPSPPPPPPPPPPPPPCLPPSPAIALTTPQTVHALLTRQEEGNRLLTEALRVQTAGLEVQRSCLRALQEVRAALADLAEVQKARHPELVDHRDRKSAERPGPRRRASLGIGRERHGVTTGEPGEAACRDDAVQALADGWSVVTSSSSSTTVFGSDTPSTTVTPNPTPPAPAVLHPTHTAAPAPPPPPPPPPPPSWSSSMLPQGSSLFLGTQQQQQPPSPLAPPSGQAPGGAGPSAAVPPQGQMKKRGRPPKTVGRASPAAGKRQKI; via the exons ATGAAGATGGCCATCGCCAGGGCGACGGGGATGCCCCCCAGTGACTGCAACG taggaACACCTCCTGATGACCCCTTGCGAACTGACGAGTTCAACTCGGACAGCTCCAGCACAAAACACCTGCTGCCGGACGTCCtagctcctctgtctcctcctccttctcctcctcctcctcctcctcctcctcctcctcctcctccatgtctccctccatccccgGCGATCGCGCTGACGACGCCCCAGACCGTTCATGCGCTCCTGACCAGGCAAGAGGAGGGCAACCGCCTGCTGACGGAGGCGCTGCGCGTCCAGACGGCCGGCCTGGAGGTGCAGCGCTCGTGCCTGAGGGCCCTGCAGGAGGTGCGGGCCGCGCTGGCGGACCTGGCCGAGGTCCAGAAAGCCCGTCACCCGGAGCTGGTGGACCACCGGGACAGGAAGTCCGCCGAGCGACCAGGACCTAGACGACGAGCTTCCCTGGGCATCGGGCGCGAGCGTCACGGCGTCACTACTGGCGAGCCAGGGGAGGCGGCTTGTCGTGACGATGCGGTGCAAGCGTTGGCCGACGGTTGGTCAGTTgtgaccagcagcagcagcagcactaccGTCTTTGGTTCCGACACCCCGAGCACCACTGTCACTCCAAACCCCACTCCTCCAGCCCCAGCCGTGCTGCACCCTACTCACACTGCTGCACctgcaccacccccaccaccaccaccaccaccaccaccctcctggtcctcctccaTGCTCCCCCAgggctcctctctcttcctgggcactcagcagcagcagcagcccccctctcctctggcgCCCCCCTCAGGCCAGGCTCCGGGAGGTGCAGGGCCTTCAGCTGCGGTTCCCCCACAAGGgcaaatgaaaaagagagggcGACCACCTAAGACTGTGGGAAGAGCTTCTCCCGCCGCTGGGAAAAGGCAAAAGATCTAA
- the LOC134087020 gene encoding polyunsaturated fatty acid lipoxygenase ALOX15B-like has protein sequence MFLFILLCLHVSSGNTVKQKLSTVKVKPMLTYTFNVHTGDRAVAGTTNCIFVRIHGSKGSSENSNLNGCSDLRRGSARQFQLNVTSSVGVPLVMEVRSKPFLAMDNQWFCDRISVTTPEGDAYVFPSYRWLDSHTRLTLRSATAKLKFNDASLVTYNQRRNQLRESRKQFRWCVYLEDYPQTICAETAWDLPIEIQFTPTKTTKLFTTRLEQLAMFKQKGLADSARKWNSFLELEKMVPERKGHIYEYVQKHWDKDEFFGYQFLNGINPMLIQRCSDLPENFPVTEEMVKHSLNGSTLKEAMMEGNIFLVDYKMLDGLKGNVIHGRQQYVAAPLVLLYCSPEKLMLPTAIQLMQEAGKENPIFLPTDSEHDWLLAKVYVRNADLLVQVFDSHITRTHTLAEVFGMATLRILPTVHPLYKLLIPHTRDTFNANVFLRQRLLVDGGDIEVIAGLNGVSWRKLMKRAASSLTYCSLCLPDDISERGLEDVPNYYYRDDGMKLWDIIHKFVKGVLENYYTSDDYVRKDTELQRWISEIYAKGFQESTSTVPKSFKTVTALVKFVTMVIFTTSGQHAAVHSGLMDLVGWMPNAPTSLSEPPPKVKGQTTEDSILKSLPDQASTATSLLVLELLKDHADPPLGYFPEEWFGEEVPRKLIKNFQKDLHVFSDHIEKRNAKLKLPYTYLNPKNIKNSVSI, from the exons ATGttccttttcattttgttgtgttTACATGTCTCGTCAGGCAACACTGTTAAACAAAAACTAAGCACTGTTAAAGTTAAACCAATGCTGACCTACACATTCAATGTGCACACTGGAGACCGGGCTGTCGCAGGAACCACCAACTGTATCTTCGTTCGAATTCACGGGAGTAAAGGTTCAAGTGAGAATTCAAACCTGAACGGCTGTTCAGACCTTCGGCGGGGATCg GCACGGCAGTTTCAGCTGAACGTAACCTCTTCAGTGGGAGTTCCCCTGGTCATGGAGGTGCGGTCTAAGCCTTTTCTCGCCATGGATAACCAGTGGTTCTGTGACCGGATCTCTGTCACTACGCCTGAGGGTGATGCATATGTGTTCCCATCTTATCGCTGGCTCGACTCTCACACACGATTGACTTTGAGATCTGCCACAG CTAAATTGAAGTTCAATGATGCCAGTCTAGTAACTTACAATCAGAGGAGGAACCAACTGAGAGAGTCTCGCAAGCAGTTCAG ATGGTGTGTATACTTGGAAGACTATCCTCAGACCATCTGTGCTGAGACAGCGTGGGATCTCCCTATTGAGATCCAGTTCACACCCACCAAGACAACAAAGTTGTTCACCACTCGCTTGGAACA ATTGGCGATGTTTAAGCAAAAAGGATTAGCCGATTCTGCAAGAAAGTGGAACAGCTTCCTTGAACTGGAGAAAATGGTCCCTGAACGGAAAGGCCACATCTATG AGTACGTTCAGAAGCACTGGGACAAGGACGAGTTCTTTGGCTACCAGTTCCTGAACGGCATCAACCCCATGCTGATCCAGCGCTGCTCAGACTTGCCTGAGAACTTCCCGGTCACAGAGGAGATGGTCAAACACTCCCTGAATGGAAGCACCTTGAAGGAAGCGATGATG GAGGGGAATATCTTCCTGGTTGACTACAAGATGTTGGATGGGCTGAAGGGGAATGTGATCCATGGCAGACAGCAGTATGTTGCTGCTCCACTGGTCCTGCTGTATTGCAGCCCAGAGAAATTGATGTTGCCCACTGCCATACAG TTAATGCAGGAGGCTGGAAAAGAGAACCCCATCTTCCTTCCAACTGACTCCGAGCATGACTGGCTTCTGGCTAAGGTCTACGTCCGAAATGCGGATCTCCTTGTTCAAGTTTTTGATTCTCACATTACAAGGACTCACACCCTGGCAGAGGTGTTCGGTATGGCAACATTACGAATCCTTCCCACTGTGCACCCGCTCTATAAG CTCCTCATTCCCCATACCAGAGACACATTCAATGCCAATGTCTTTCTACGACAGCGGCTGCTTGTTGATGGTGGAGACATTGAAGTG ATTGCAGGACTCAATGGAGTCTCATGGCGGAAGTTGATGAAGCGTGCCGCCTCGTCCCTGACCTACTgctccctctgtctgcctgaCGACATCTCTGAGCGAGGCCTGGAGGACGTCCCCAACTACTACTACAGAGATGACGGCATGAAACTGTGGGATATCATCCACAA GTTTGTTAAGGGGGTCTTGGAGAACTACTACACATCCGACGACTATGTCCGGAAGGACACCGAGCTACAGAGGTGGATCAGTGAGATTTATGCTAAAGGATTCCAGGAGAGCACAAGCACAG TACCAAAGTCTTTCAAGACTGTGACGGCACTCGTTAAATTTGTCACCATGGTCATCTTCACCACATCAGGCCAGCATGCTGCAGTGCACTCAGGACTG ATGGACTTAGTTGGCTGGATGCCCAACGCCCCAACTAGCCTCAGTGAGCCCCCTCCCAAGGTGAAAGGCCAGACCACAGAGGATTCCATCCTGAAGTCCTTGCCTGATCAGGCCTCTACTGCGACATCATTGCTCGTCCTTGAACTGCTCAAGGATCATGCTGAT CCCCCCCTGGGTTATTTTCCAGAAGAATGGTTTGGGGAGGAAGTTCCCCGTAAACTCATCAAGAACTTTCAGAAGGACCTGCACGTGTTTTCGGACCACATTGAGAAGAGAAACGCCAAACTCAAGCTGCCCTACACCTACCTGAACCCCAAGAATATAAAGAACAGTGTATCCATCTGA